From a single Notolabrus celidotus isolate fNotCel1 chromosome 7, fNotCel1.pri, whole genome shotgun sequence genomic region:
- the LOC117815974 gene encoding uncharacterized protein LOC117815974 isoform X1, producing MAFANLFTRLAAVEEDVKSPVQPGFTHRNETGNGRKRGGRKRKNKGKQTGSYEKKPCYQTQTTGTYDGTSFKDDNHKPQHYQNTYHEYLNVGFNNKMLNNHSHKTGNNNMAHKGQNTKTRNERNIYQQGQQRKTREQQKNEHRQEDGRRAAYRGGRPAFRKDGEYRKNQNEDSKVKRTRFMTQEFKDQNVISVGDRFLCKHFLWGKCVKGDECQLEHVQGYNDLVKEVCKFYVQGTCMKGESCPYMHKSFPCKFFHRRGKCFQGENCKFSHEPLNDLTNNLLDQALKRENDQIALAKKAEQESSVQPVNLEESESIGATKAPDVLSQPLRTNFYQSAEISAEERSLLPQTEELSENTEESVTTHAAQPHRALSANLDQKEPVCYSVEAVLGPQLSKPFLSFYSAPRSQEPVPLRSSDPTPASASNKSPAPYSVEAVLRSFKSTETPTPPTSQTVTYPQKTVCQESTDLSLEAQHTKVFCPVNTGNEGNKFQEKLFQCLPSFQTHSNLIPNTRSDLTVALGEHKRQVGNMQESLKPVHEVKLLHTRKSFASNSKGDVKESKHLHTDIKCSVNSNSERGDQFGPNKHKTVSSNSLSLTSSSSEHPAQSHLSVLSSFKPFSPSSDSTKFKGKVTVSTSIKPSDSADHVGPLATKQPNKSDLHPKGTTADCSSKMADGQVAGGFKKTLKAPFHSLFAKPITDSIQLKEESSTATSCPRGLIQSLCPAPKSAGLKNNYLKTDKAPVRSFASLFAAPLSAALPSISQKSAQKVEVVPHSSDSKQGAASLQTQRHDKVNVQTSLRTGVQEICQVPRSSNFSRDPKKGNKGCSTECEYQQKDQACSPVSGSPSEQSTDHPMPEISSCKEIAAKSILGTLFQRLSPYQQDGDQQDSDQISVSAVQSQHGGVFEKQQQKRKTERWKKKETEDTGDL from the exons atggCTTTCGCAAACCTGTTCACGAGACTGGCTGCTGTCGAAGAGGATGTTAAGAGTCCTGTTCAACCAGGCTTTACACATAG GAACGAGACTGGGAATGGCAGAAAGCGCGGTggcagaaaaaggaaaaacaagggAAAGCAGACAGGTTCTTATGAAAAG AAGCCATGCTACCAAACCCAGACAACCGGAACTTATGATGGCACATCCTTCAAAGATGACAATCACAAACCCCAACACTACCAGAATACCTACCATGAATATCTGAATGTTGgcttcaacaacaaaatgttaaacaaccaCAGCCATAAGACTGGTAATAATAACATGGCTCACAAAGGTCAGAATACCAAAACCAGAAATGAGCGTAACATATACCAGCAAGGACAGCAGAGAAAgacgagagagcagcagaaaaatgaacatCGTCAGGAGGATGGAAGGAGGGCTGCATATAGAGGTGGGAGACCTGCTTTCAGAAAAGATGGAGAGTACAGGAAGAATCAAAATGAG GACTCAAAAGTGAAACGCACAAGATTCATGACACAGGAGTTTAAGGACCAGAACGTCATCTCAGTGGGTGATCGTTTTCTCTGTAAACACTTCTTGTGGGGAAAGTGCGTGAAG GGTGATGAGTGCCAGCTGGAACACGTTCAGGGTTATAATGATCTGGTGAAAGAAGTTTGCAAATTTTACGTCCAAGGAACCTGCATGAAAGGAGAGAGCTGCCCCTACATGCACA AGTCCTTCCCTTGCAAGTTCTTCCACAGAAGAGGAAAGTGTTTTCaaggtgaaaattgcaagttttCCCATGAGCCACTCAATGACCTCACAAACAATCTGCTGGATCAG GCACTAAAGCGGGAAAATGACCAGATTGCACTTGCAAAGAAAGCGGAACAAGAGTCATCAGTGCAGCCAGTGAACTTAGAGGAGTCCGAAAGCATAGGCGCAACGAAAGCACCTGATGTGCTCTCGCAACCATTAAG GACTAACTTTTATCAAAGTGCAGAGATAAGTGCTGAAGAGAGATCTTTGTTACCTCAAACTGAAGAACTGagtgaaaacacagaggaatctGTAACAACACATGCTGCCCAGCCTCACAGGGCTCTGTCAGCAAACCTTGATCAGAAGGAGCCAGTTTGTTATTCAGTTGAAGCAGTGCTGGGACCTCAGCTATCAAAACCTTTCCTAAGTTTCTACTCGGCTCCAAGAAGTCAAGAACCTGTTCCCCTCCGTTCCTCTGATCCCACTCCAGCTTCTGCCTCGAACAAGAGCCCCGCTCCTTACTCTGTGGAAGCTGTTCTCAGGTCTTTTAAATCAACAGAAACACCTACACCTCCTACTTCACAAACTGTGACCTATCCTCAAAAAACTGTCTGTCAGGAAAGCACTGATCTAAGCTTGGAAGCACAACATACAAAGGTATTTTGTCCAGTAAATACCGGAAATGAAGGAAACAAATTCCAGGAAAAATTGTTTCAGTGTCTTCCGTCCTTCCAAACACACTCTAACCTGATTCCAAACACGCGCTCTGATCTTACTGTGGCCTTGGGGGAACACAAGAGACAAGTTGGGAATATGCAAGAATCCCTTAAACCTGTTCATGAAGTCAAGCTGTTGCATACTCGGAAATCTTTTGCATCAAACAGCAAAGGAGATGTCAAAGAAAGCAAGCATCTGCATACAGATATTAAATGCTCTGTTAACTCTAATAGTGAAAGAGGTGATCAATTTGGACCCAATAAGCACAAAACTGTTTCCTCAAATTCCCTCAGTCTGACATCATCCTCTTCTGAACATCCCGCGCAGTCACATCTCTCTGTCCTGTCATCTTTCAAGCCCTTCAGTCCCTCTTCAGATTCCACAAAGTTTAAAGGTAAAGTCACTGTCTCCACCTCCATCAAGCCAAGTGATTCTGCAGACCATGTCGGTCCTCTCGCAACAAAACAACCCAACAAGAGTGATCTGCACCCCAAAGGAAccacagctgactgcagcagTAAAATGGCAGATGGTCAGGTGGCAGGTGGATTTAAAAAGACCCTGAAAGCACCATTTCATAGCCTCTTTGCAAAACCAATAACTGACTCTATTCAGCTTAAAGAAGAGTCTTCAACAGCTACCTCTTGTCCTCGAGGCTTAATTCAGTCTTTATGTCCTGCTCCAAAGTCAGCaggattaaaaaacaattatcTTAAAACTGACAAAGCCCCCGTCAGGTCCTTCGCCAGCCTTTTTGCTGCTCCTCTTAGTGCTGCTCTTCCCTCCATTTCACAAAAATCAGCCCAGAAAGTTGAAGTAGTTCCTCATTCTTCAGACTCCAAACAAGGGGCTGCCAGTTTACAGACTCAAAGACATGACAAGGTGAATGTACAGACCTCTCTCAGAACTGGAGTCCAAGAAATCTGTCAAGTGCCAAGATCTTCTAATTTCTCTCGTGAtcctaaaaaaggaaataaaggcTGTTCAACTGAGTGTGAATATCAGCAAAAAGATCAAGCCTGTAGTCCTGTTTCTGGTTCTCCCAGTGAGCAGTCAACTGATCATCCTATGCCTGAAATCTCATCTTGTAAAG AAATTGCTGCAAAATCAATTCTGGGGACACTGTTTCAGCGCTTGAGCCCCTACCAGCAAGATGGAGATCAGCAGGATTCAGATCAGATCAGTGTCTCTGCAG TCCAAAGTCAGCATGGGGGAGTGTTTGAGAAGCAACAGcagaagaggaaaacagaaaggtggaagaaaaaggaaactGAAG ACACTGGAGACCTCTGA
- the LOC117815974 gene encoding uncharacterized protein LOC117815974 isoform X2 — MAFANLFTRLAAVEEDVKSPVQPGFTHRNETGNGRKRGGRKRKNKGKQTGSYEKKPCYQTQTTGTYDGTSFKDDNHKPQHYQNTYHEYLNVGFNNKMLNNHSHKTGNNNMAHKGQNTKTRNERNIYQQGQQRKTREQQKNEHRQEDGRRAAYRGGRPAFRKDGEYRKNQNEDSKVKRTRFMTQEFKDQNVISVGDRFLCKHFLWGKCVKGDECQLEHVQGYNDLVKEVCKFYVQGTCMKGESCPYMHKSFPCKFFHRRGKCFQGENCKFSHEPLNDLTNNLLDQALKRENDQIALAKKAEQESSVQPVNLEESESIGATKAPDVLSQPLRTNFYQSAEISAEERSLLPQTEELSENTEESVTTHAAQPHRALSANLDQKEPVCYSVEAVLGPQLSKPFLSFYSAPRSQEPVPLRSSDPTPASASNKSPAPYSVEAVLRSFKSTETPTPPTSQTVTYPQKTVCQESTDLSLEAQHTKVFCPVNTGNEGNKFQEKLFQCLPSFQTHSNLIPNTRSDLTVALGEHKRQVGNMQESLKPVHEVKLLHTRKSFASNSKGDVKESKHLHTDIKCSVNSNSERGDQFGPNKHKTVSSNSLSLTSSSSEHPAQSHLSVLSSFKPFSPSSDSTKFKGKVTVSTSIKPSDSADHVGPLATKQPNKSDLHPKGTTADCSSKMADGQVAGGFKKTLKAPFHSLFAKPITDSIQLKEESSTATSCPRGLIQSLCPAPKSAGLKNNYLKTDKAPVRSFASLFAAPLSAALPSISQKSAQKVEVVPHSSDSKQGAASLQTQRHDKVNVQTSLRTGVQEICQVPRSSNFSRDPKKGNKGCSTECEYQQKDQACSPVSGSPSEQSTDHPMPEISSCKEIAAKSILGTLFQRLSPYQQDGDQQDSDQISVSADTGDL; from the exons atggCTTTCGCAAACCTGTTCACGAGACTGGCTGCTGTCGAAGAGGATGTTAAGAGTCCTGTTCAACCAGGCTTTACACATAG GAACGAGACTGGGAATGGCAGAAAGCGCGGTggcagaaaaaggaaaaacaagggAAAGCAGACAGGTTCTTATGAAAAG AAGCCATGCTACCAAACCCAGACAACCGGAACTTATGATGGCACATCCTTCAAAGATGACAATCACAAACCCCAACACTACCAGAATACCTACCATGAATATCTGAATGTTGgcttcaacaacaaaatgttaaacaaccaCAGCCATAAGACTGGTAATAATAACATGGCTCACAAAGGTCAGAATACCAAAACCAGAAATGAGCGTAACATATACCAGCAAGGACAGCAGAGAAAgacgagagagcagcagaaaaatgaacatCGTCAGGAGGATGGAAGGAGGGCTGCATATAGAGGTGGGAGACCTGCTTTCAGAAAAGATGGAGAGTACAGGAAGAATCAAAATGAG GACTCAAAAGTGAAACGCACAAGATTCATGACACAGGAGTTTAAGGACCAGAACGTCATCTCAGTGGGTGATCGTTTTCTCTGTAAACACTTCTTGTGGGGAAAGTGCGTGAAG GGTGATGAGTGCCAGCTGGAACACGTTCAGGGTTATAATGATCTGGTGAAAGAAGTTTGCAAATTTTACGTCCAAGGAACCTGCATGAAAGGAGAGAGCTGCCCCTACATGCACA AGTCCTTCCCTTGCAAGTTCTTCCACAGAAGAGGAAAGTGTTTTCaaggtgaaaattgcaagttttCCCATGAGCCACTCAATGACCTCACAAACAATCTGCTGGATCAG GCACTAAAGCGGGAAAATGACCAGATTGCACTTGCAAAGAAAGCGGAACAAGAGTCATCAGTGCAGCCAGTGAACTTAGAGGAGTCCGAAAGCATAGGCGCAACGAAAGCACCTGATGTGCTCTCGCAACCATTAAG GACTAACTTTTATCAAAGTGCAGAGATAAGTGCTGAAGAGAGATCTTTGTTACCTCAAACTGAAGAACTGagtgaaaacacagaggaatctGTAACAACACATGCTGCCCAGCCTCACAGGGCTCTGTCAGCAAACCTTGATCAGAAGGAGCCAGTTTGTTATTCAGTTGAAGCAGTGCTGGGACCTCAGCTATCAAAACCTTTCCTAAGTTTCTACTCGGCTCCAAGAAGTCAAGAACCTGTTCCCCTCCGTTCCTCTGATCCCACTCCAGCTTCTGCCTCGAACAAGAGCCCCGCTCCTTACTCTGTGGAAGCTGTTCTCAGGTCTTTTAAATCAACAGAAACACCTACACCTCCTACTTCACAAACTGTGACCTATCCTCAAAAAACTGTCTGTCAGGAAAGCACTGATCTAAGCTTGGAAGCACAACATACAAAGGTATTTTGTCCAGTAAATACCGGAAATGAAGGAAACAAATTCCAGGAAAAATTGTTTCAGTGTCTTCCGTCCTTCCAAACACACTCTAACCTGATTCCAAACACGCGCTCTGATCTTACTGTGGCCTTGGGGGAACACAAGAGACAAGTTGGGAATATGCAAGAATCCCTTAAACCTGTTCATGAAGTCAAGCTGTTGCATACTCGGAAATCTTTTGCATCAAACAGCAAAGGAGATGTCAAAGAAAGCAAGCATCTGCATACAGATATTAAATGCTCTGTTAACTCTAATAGTGAAAGAGGTGATCAATTTGGACCCAATAAGCACAAAACTGTTTCCTCAAATTCCCTCAGTCTGACATCATCCTCTTCTGAACATCCCGCGCAGTCACATCTCTCTGTCCTGTCATCTTTCAAGCCCTTCAGTCCCTCTTCAGATTCCACAAAGTTTAAAGGTAAAGTCACTGTCTCCACCTCCATCAAGCCAAGTGATTCTGCAGACCATGTCGGTCCTCTCGCAACAAAACAACCCAACAAGAGTGATCTGCACCCCAAAGGAAccacagctgactgcagcagTAAAATGGCAGATGGTCAGGTGGCAGGTGGATTTAAAAAGACCCTGAAAGCACCATTTCATAGCCTCTTTGCAAAACCAATAACTGACTCTATTCAGCTTAAAGAAGAGTCTTCAACAGCTACCTCTTGTCCTCGAGGCTTAATTCAGTCTTTATGTCCTGCTCCAAAGTCAGCaggattaaaaaacaattatcTTAAAACTGACAAAGCCCCCGTCAGGTCCTTCGCCAGCCTTTTTGCTGCTCCTCTTAGTGCTGCTCTTCCCTCCATTTCACAAAAATCAGCCCAGAAAGTTGAAGTAGTTCCTCATTCTTCAGACTCCAAACAAGGGGCTGCCAGTTTACAGACTCAAAGACATGACAAGGTGAATGTACAGACCTCTCTCAGAACTGGAGTCCAAGAAATCTGTCAAGTGCCAAGATCTTCTAATTTCTCTCGTGAtcctaaaaaaggaaataaaggcTGTTCAACTGAGTGTGAATATCAGCAAAAAGATCAAGCCTGTAGTCCTGTTTCTGGTTCTCCCAGTGAGCAGTCAACTGATCATCCTATGCCTGAAATCTCATCTTGTAAAG AAATTGCTGCAAAATCAATTCTGGGGACACTGTTTCAGCGCTTGAGCCCCTACCAGCAAGATGGAGATCAGCAGGATTCAGATCAGATCAGTGTCTCTGCAG ACACTGGAGACCTCTGA
- the zmp:0000001082 gene encoding LOW QUALITY PROTEIN: integrin alpha-M (The sequence of the model RefSeq protein was modified relative to this genomic sequence to represent the inferred CDS: inserted 4 bases in 4 codons; substituted 1 base at 1 genomic stop codon), with translation MQGHIFLLGYLVAFALPISLAFNIDTNNPDVHAGEKNDFXGYKVLQFMSGTTKGEIIVTAPLQLNGSGGICKPDQHQTTNCFNPRGTXIHFTANATVPVKHFGLSIAEDSTSSHFTVCSPSVGHECDENSYLNSVCYMFTNQLQELSSFKPVFSRVHRKDCGPCVLFDGSASMTEEEFNKNKLFIMDIMKTLTSTSVMFAAVQFSSNYRKVFNFKDFRAGTALDKLEKEGHLKTLTNTHKALKFVLEEIFXNPDSGASPDSTQVLVLITDGDPSDTDRHRVIKKYDDKNIIRFVIGVKKAELDKFRAIASEPKDKNAFKIENYDGLAGVLENLQKKVFNLEGSKVARAGNMTNEMSQSGFSAVYYKDTLILGSVGTNTWSGSLQELHGPNTTQIEDPHMLMDSYMGYSVSVGERNXAPLYFTGXPRFLHTGQVVLFIQNEKKWTAAHREDGDQFGSYFGAELCSVDINSDDDTDFLLVGAPLFYKPQEKKEGQIYVYTLTDERKLIKVLVVTAPSMGRFGTTISSLADLNGDGLRDVAVGAPLEDENRGAVYIYLGDRHKGIRSSFSQRILGQKIKPELRFFGQAIVGNIDLGEDELPDIVVGSQGMAVVLRSRPVFNVIARLSFYPEEISKDKIDCLGNQDEILPMVTLTACFKKMETTKSKAAALSSGLNISYTLDVDPMRQKTRGFFSQLDRKARNVTSTYELMDKDTCFNYSIYMPKCVEDTYSSIPIKLQFSQDDSEGASAVLNVDSKRQAVVEIPFEKQCRGNDTCIAELEVDFNFMTPTLLVTEDNYFNVSLVLSNHGDDSYNTSLTMYYPPGLSFSMMTLTKWTRPILHSCYDLKDVLNKTICGVSRPVYRSLSVATFHSSFLIMTNYEWNDTIAMTITGNSDNTNSTGTNSLTKSIPVQFEVKMAVTVKEDSINYLDFTTEDTAPKKMVAIYKINNPGLKAYPVNVSLFFPTKLEHNFEMTNYQVLVQENKTECSNLEDKTSDYCSKEKYCKILRCNSFILEKESAVEFVLSGDVQFKDLKQQASNIAFFKRYTGDSAEVKFKSFLQVDYNKQKYVLKPYKQEEKSDESGLWKNRDPTVQWCSEVRAEFVIPPDRLLIILTGAGLGLLLLIILTIIMFKLGFFKRKTLEDYQAEDDALQAGSPTEFIPFPSNGTGSQPETDAKSDQPLEEKKLLNSDDETNNPSLDDIEKKTDATWNPSSFPSLEELKITED, from the exons CCCTCCCCATCTCTCTGGCCTTCAACATTGACACGAACAACCCTGATGTTCATGCcggagaaaaaaatgatt ttGGATACAAAGTGCTTCAGTTCATGTCTGGCACAACAAAGGGTGA GATAATCGTGACTGCACCTCTACAGCTAAATGGATCTGGGGGAATTTGCAAACCTGACCAACACCAAACCACAAATTGCTTCAACCCTAGAGGTACATAAAT ACATTTCACTGCGAATGCAACAGTACCAGTCAAACACTTTGGCCTGTCGATAGCTGAGGATTCAACAAGCTCCCATTTCACT gTTTGCAGTCCAAGTGTGGGCCATGAATGTGATGAGAACTCCTACCTGAAcagtgtgtgttacatgttTACAAATCAACTTCAGGAATTATCCTCATTCAAACCTGTTTTTTCAAG agtgCACAGAAAAGACTGTGGACCTTGTGTTCTTTTTGATGGATCTGCAAGTATGACTGAAGAAGagttcaacaaaaataaattgttcATAATGGATATAATGAAAACCCTCACGAGCACATCAGTTATG tTTGCAGCAGTTCAGTTCTCCTCAAACTACAGGAAAGTTTTTAACTTTAAGGACTTCAGAGCTGGCACTGCCCTGGATAAACTTGAAAAGGAGGGTCATTTGAAGACTCTGACCAACACGCACAAAGCACTCAAATTTGTGTT ggAAGAGATCT GAAACCCAGACTCGGGTGCCTCACCTGACTCAACTCAAGTCCTGGTGCTAATCACTGATGGAGATCCCAGCGACACAGATAGACATAGGGTTATTAAGAAATATGATGACAAAAACATCATTCGCTTTGTCATTGGG GTGAAAAAAGCTGAACTGGACAAATTCAGGGCCATTGCTTCAGAACCAAAAGACAAAAACGCCTTCAAAATTGAGAACTACGACGGACTCGCAGGAGTACTGGAGAACTTGCAAAAGAAGGTTTTTAACTTGGAAG GCTCCAAAGTGGCTCGGGCAGGAAACATGACAAATGAAATGTCACAGAGTGGATTCAGTGCAGTTTATTACAAG GACACTTTGATTCTTGGTTCAGTGGGAACAAACACCTGGAGTGGTTCTCTTCAAGAGCTTCACGGACCaaatacaacacaaatagaaGATCCTCACATGCTGATGGACTCTTacatgg GGTACTCTGTTTCTGTTGGGGAGAGGA AGGCTCCTCTGTATTTCACTG CACCAAGGTTTCTGCACACAGGACAGGTTGTGCTTTTCATTCAGAATGAAAAGAAGTGGACTGCAGCGCACAGAGAAGACGGAGACCAG TTTGGTTCCTACTTTGGTGCAGAGCTGTGCTCAGTAGATATCAACTCAGATGATGACACTGATTTCTTACTGGTTGGAGCTCCTTTGTTTTACAAGCCtcaggaaaagaaagaaggccAGATCTACGTCTACACTCTGACTGATGAG AGGAAACTGATAAAGGTACTGGTTGTTACTGCACCATCCATGGGGAGATTTGGTACCACCATTTCTAGTCTTGCAGACCTGAATGGAGATGGACTTCGTGATGTTGCTGTTGGAGCTCCCCTGGAGGATGAAAACAGGGGGGCGGTGTACATCTATCTCGGTGACAGACACAAAGGGATCCGCAGCAGTTTCAGCCAG AGAATCCTAGGGCAGAAAATAAAGCCTGAGCTGAGATTCTTTGGACAGGCTATTGTTGGGAACATTGACCTCGGAGAGGACGAACTGCCAGATATTGTGGTGGGATCACAGGGCATGGCTGTTGTTTTAAG ATCCAGGCCTGTCTTTAATGTCATAGCAAGACTATCCTTTTACCCTGAGGAGATCAGTAAGGACAAAATTGACTGCCTGGGCAACCAAGATGAAATTTTACCAATGGTTACCCTCACAGCCTGTTTTAAAAAGATGGAAACAACAAAGAGCAAAGCAG CAGCATTGAGCTCTGGACTGAACATCTCATACACGCTTGATGTGGATCCAATGAGACAAAAAACCAGAGGTTTCTTCAGTCAACTTGACAGGAAAGCCAGGAATGTTACCTCAACCTATGAGCTCATGGATAAAGACACCTGCTTCAACTACTCCATCTACATGCCA aaatGTGTTGAAGACACATATTCGTCCATCCCCATCAAGTTGCAGTTTTCCCAAGATGACAGTGAGGGCGCGAGTGCTGTCCTGAATGTGGACAGCAAAAGACAGGCTGTCGTGGAG attccCTTTGAAAAGCAATGTAGGGGAAATGACACCTGTATTGCTGAACTGGAAGTGGATTTTAACTTTAT gACGCCGACATTGCTGGTGACAGAAGACAATTACTTCAACGTGTCACTAGTGCTGTCCAATCATGGGGATGACTCATACAACACCAGCCTTACAATGTACTATCCTCCAGGCCTCTCCTTCTCCATGATGACTCTTACAAAG TGGACCAGACCCATTCTTCACAGCTGTTATGATCTTAAAGACGTTCTCAACAAAACTATCTGTGGTGTCAGCCGCCCCGTGTATCGCAGCCTGTCAGTT GCAACATTTCATTCGTCTTTCCTCATCATGACCAACTACGAGTGGAACGACACCATTGCGATGACTATCACTGGAAATAG TGACAACACAAACTCCACTGGGACCAATTCCCTGACCAAAAGCATCCCAGTACAATTTGAAGTCAAAATGGCAGTGACTGT GAAAGAAGACTCCATCAACTATCTGGACTTCACAACAGAGGATACTGCACCAAAAAAAATGGTTGCAATATACAAG ATAAATAATCCTGGTTTGAAGGCCTACCCTGTAAATGTGTCCTTGTTCTTCCCCACTAAACTGGAACACAACTTTGAAATGACAAACTATCAAGTCTTGGTCCAGGAG AACAAAACGGAATGCTCCAACCTTGAAGACAAGACATCTGAC TATTGCTCCAAAGAAAAATACTGCAAAATCCTGAGGTGCAACAGTTTCATCCTGGAGAAGGAATCCGCTGTGGAGTTTGTGTTGTCGGGAGATGTACAATTCAAGGATCTCAAACAACAAGCATCG AATATTGCCTTTTTCAAGAGATATACTGGAGACAGTGCAGAGGTTAAATTCAAAAGTTTTCTGCAGGTCGATTATAACAAGCAAAAATATGTGCTGAAACCTTACAAACAAGAG GAAAAATCTGATGAAAGTGGCCTGTGGAAAAACAGAGATCCAACTGTACAATGG TGCAGTGAAGTTCGGGCTGAATTTGTAATCCCCCCCGATCGACTCCTGATCATCTTGACTGGAGCTGGACTGGGACTGTTGCTTCTGATCATACTCACAATCATCATGTTTAAG TTGGGTTTCTTTAAGAGGAAAACACTTGAGGATTATCAAGCGGAAGATGATGCTCTCCAGGCTGGCTCACCGACTGAGTTCATCCCTTTCCCCAGCAATGGAACAGGCAGCCAGCCAGAGACGGATGCCAAATCTGATCAACCTCTAGAGGAAAAGAAGCTTCTTAATAGTGATGATGAAACCAACAATCCTTCACTGGATGATATAGAGAAAAAGACTGATGCCACTTGGAACCCTTCATCATTCCCAAGTTTGGAAGAACTGAAAATAACTGAAGATTGA